A portion of the Homalodisca vitripennis isolate AUS2020 chromosome 2, UT_GWSS_2.1, whole genome shotgun sequence genome contains these proteins:
- the LOC124354744 gene encoding NADH dehydrogenase [ubiquinone] iron-sulfur protein 4, mitochondrial-like, producing the protein MIKTISLYKMITFSNVSFYSKQAKSKPKKKLKCKSKEEENQPKSKNLLALKDPPIKDLQEAIEGKRKIEEIDVPIDLENLKVLGDMPEEYRKRRVARIYQRSKNVMQQGIHNTMDWIMDFGTEQRWENPTMGWCSSGDSLSNFHMVFPSMCAAICFAERQGFRWVHEKPLVKKKFKKSYSDNFTWKKRTRVSTK; encoded by the exons ATGATTAAAACAATATCACtgtataaaat GATCACATTTTCAAATGTGTCATTCTACAGCAAACAAGCTAAGTCAAAAcctaaaaagaaattaaagtgTAAATCTAAGGAAGAAGAAAACCAACCAAAATCCAAGAACTTGCTTGCACTTAAAGATCCACCAATTAAAGATCTTCAAGAGGCAATTGAAGGAAAGAGAAAAATTGAAGAGATTGATGTTCCTATAGACCTT GAAAACCTGAAGGTGCTGGGGGACATGCCGGAAGAGTATCGGAAGCGACGAGTTGCCCGGATATACCAGCGGTCCAAGAACGTTATGCAGCAAGGAATACACAATACGATGGACTGGATCATGGACTTCGGCACTGAGCAGCGCTGGGAGAATCCAACCATGGGCTGGTGTTCCAG TGGTGATAGCCTATCCAACTTTCACATGGTTTTTCCTAGTATGTGCGCAGCAATTTGCTTTGCAGAAAGACAAGGTTTTCGATGGGTCCATGAAAAACCACTcgtaaagaaaaaatttaaaaagtcgtACAGTGACAACTTTACTTGGAAGAAGAGGACGCGGgtttcaacaaaataa